In Desulfovibrio porci, one DNA window encodes the following:
- a CDS encoding ABC transporter substrate-binding protein: MKLRNFLGLALAAVLLLAAAPMARAKEIIKVPSAWMNENETFAVWLAHEKGWDKEEGIELEINYFNSGMDIVNATPSGSWVVAGNGAVPAVWGALRYNTYVIAIGNDESYTNGILVRPDSPIAKVKGWNKDFPDVLGSPETVRGKTFLCTTMSSPHMALSSWLKVLGLTDKDVIIKNMDQPQALGAFENGTGDGVALWAPHLYVGEAKGWKMAGDIKNCGQTLPIVIQADKKFADANPEVIAAFLRAYMRGIHMLKNEPPESLAPLYRRFFMEWAGQQYTPEVALKDIKTHPVFNYEEQLKLLDNSRGMSEAQQWQQYLAAFFTQLGRLTPAEYEKVKSADYVTDKFLKMVKQPVPPYK; this comes from the coding sequence ATGAAATTACGCAACTTTTTAGGGCTGGCTCTGGCCGCCGTCCTGCTGCTGGCCGCCGCGCCCATGGCGCGGGCCAAGGAAATCATCAAGGTCCCCTCGGCCTGGATGAATGAAAATGAAACCTTCGCCGTCTGGCTGGCCCATGAAAAAGGCTGGGACAAGGAAGAAGGCATTGAGCTTGAAATCAATTACTTCAACTCCGGCATGGACATTGTTAACGCCACGCCCTCGGGTTCCTGGGTGGTGGCGGGAAACGGAGCGGTGCCCGCTGTCTGGGGCGCGTTGCGCTACAACACCTATGTGATCGCCATCGGCAACGACGAATCCTACACCAACGGCATTCTGGTCCGCCCGGACAGCCCCATCGCCAAGGTCAAGGGCTGGAACAAGGACTTCCCCGACGTGCTGGGCAGCCCGGAAACCGTGCGGGGCAAAACCTTCCTCTGCACCACCATGTCGTCGCCGCACATGGCCCTGTCCTCCTGGCTCAAGGTGCTGGGCCTCACGGACAAGGACGTGATCATCAAGAACATGGACCAGCCCCAGGCGCTGGGAGCGTTTGAAAACGGCACCGGCGACGGCGTGGCCCTCTGGGCTCCGCATCTCTATGTGGGCGAGGCCAAGGGCTGGAAGATGGCCGGCGACATCAAGAACTGCGGCCAGACCCTGCCTATCGTGATCCAGGCCGACAAGAAGTTCGCCGACGCCAACCCCGAGGTCATCGCGGCCTTCCTGCGCGCCTATATGCGCGGCATCCACATGCTCAAGAACGAACCTCCGGAAAGCCTGGCGCCCCTGTACCGCCGTTTCTTCATGGAGTGGGCCGGCCAGCAGTACACCCCGGAAGTGGCCCTCAAGGACATCAAGACCCACCCGGTGTTCAATTATGAAGAACAGCTCAAGCTGCTGGACAACTCCAGGGGCATGAGCGAAGCGCAGCAATGGCAGCAGTATCTGGCCGCCTTCTTTACCCAGCTGGGCCGACTGACCCCCGCTGAATATGAAAAGGTCAAGAGCGCCGACTATGTAACCGACAAGTTCCTGAAGATGGTCAAGCAGCCTGTTCCGCCGTACAAGTAA